One window of the Strix uralensis isolate ZFMK-TIS-50842 chromosome 3, bStrUra1, whole genome shotgun sequence genome contains the following:
- the LRATD1 gene encoding protein LRATD1, with amino-acid sequence MGNQLDRITHLNYSELPTGDPSGIEKDELRVGVAYFFSDEEEDLDERGQPDKYSVKGSGSPGQETPTHHLHHQLVLNETQFSAFRGQECIFSKVSSGPQAGDLSVYSVSALPALCKPGDLLELLYLGPSEHPPPHWAVYVGSGQIIHLHQGQIRQDSLYEAAAGNVGRVVNSWYRFRPLVAELVVQNACGHLGLKSDEICWTNSESFAAWCRFGKREFKAGGELQAAAGTQHQQQYYLKIHLAENKVHTVRFHSLEDLIREKRRIDASGKLRVIKDLAIVDGKE; translated from the coding sequence ATGGGAAATCAACTGGATCGCATCACCCACCTGAATTACAGCGAGCTGCCGACCGGGGACCCCTCGGGGATCGAGAAAGACGAGCTGCGCGTCGGGGTGGCTTACTTCTTTTCGGATGAGGAGGAGGACCTGGACGAGCGAGGCCAGCCAGACAAGTACAGCGTGAAGGGCTCGGGCAGCCCTGGCCAGGAGACGCCCAcccaccacctccaccaccagCTGGTGCTGAACGAGACACAGTTCTCCGCTTTCCGTGGCCAGGAATGCATCTTCTCCAAGGTCAGCAGCggcccccaggctggggaccTCAGCGTCTACTCGGTGTCGGCCCTGCCTGCCCTCTGCAAGCCGGGGGACCTGCTGGAGCTGCTCTACCTGGGGCCGTCGGAGCACCCGCCGCCGCACTGGGCGGTGTACGTGGGCAGCGGGCAGATCATCCACCTGCACCAGGGGCAGATCCGCCAGGACAGCTTGTACGAGGCGGCCGCGGGCAACGTGGGCCGGGTGGTGAATAGCTGGTACCGCTTTCGCCCGCTGGTGGCTGAGCTGGTGGTGCAAAACGCCTGCGGGCACCTGGGCTTAAAAAGCGACGAGATCTGCTGGACTAACTCCGAGAGCTTCGCCGCCTGGTGCCGCTTCGGGAAAAGGGAGTTCAAAGCCGGGGGGGAGCTGCAGGCTGCTGCCggcacccagcaccagcagcagtaCTATCTCAAGATCCACTTGGCAGAGAACAAGGTGCACACGGTGAGGTTCCACAGCCTGGAGGATCTAATACGCGAGAAGCGCAGGATCGATGCCAGTGGCAAACTGAGGGTGATCAAAGACCTGGCTATAGTGGATGGGAAAGAATAA